A window of the Gossypium arboreum isolate Shixiya-1 chromosome 2, ASM2569848v2, whole genome shotgun sequence genome harbors these coding sequences:
- the LOC108467953 gene encoding protein SHORT-ROOT-like, producing the protein MDTLFRLVSLQSSDQSLNSSRTSSSSRSSKQNHRYHHHHQEEEDNEECFNVFMDEEDFSSSSSRNYYPYYPYQQQNQPHTHSSSVGGGGGGGSGGVAAVTTPTNTSTPTTTHAFESSDYSTAAFSFSSPARDLNNFDFSGKWATDVLLETATAIADRNSGRVQQLMWMLNELGSPYGDIDQKLSSYFLQALFSRMTDSGERCYRTLSSVSEKTCSFESTRKMVLKFQEVSPWTTFGHVACNGAIMEAFEGESKLHIIDISNTYCTQWPTLLEALATRSDDTPSLRLTTIVTNKNGGVSTSGGGAAVQKVMKEIGKRMEKFARLMGVPFKFNVVHHTGDLYDLDLSNLDVKDDEALAINCVGTLHSIMDTRRDIVISSFRRLQPRVITVVEEEADLDIGVDGVEFIKGFHECLRWFRVYFEALDENFNRTSNEKLMLERAAGRAIVDLVACSPAESIERREPAARWSRRFHASGFSPVGLSDEVCDDVRALLRRYKDGWSMTQCPDAGIFLSWKDQVVVWASAWRP; encoded by the coding sequence ATGGATACTTTGTTTAGGTTAGTAAGTCTTCAATCATCTGATCAATCTTTGAATTCTAGTAGAACATCAAGCAGTTCTCGATCTTCAAAACAAAACCATCGttaccatcatcatcatcaagaaGAAGAAGATAACGAAGAATGCTTCAACGTTTTCATGGATGAAGAAGACTTTTCTTCGTCTTCTTCTAGGAATTATTACCCTTATTATCCTTACCAGCAACAAAATCAACCCCATACCCATTCTTCCTCCGTCGGCGGCGGCGGAGGTGGTGGTAGTGGAGGAGTAGCAGCCGTTACGACTCCCACTAACACTTCCACCCCCACCACTACTCATGCTTTTGAATCTTCTGATTATTCAACTGCtgctttttctttttcatctccAGCTCGTGATTTGAACAACTTTGATTTCTCCGGCAAGTGGGCAACCGATGTGTTGTTGGAAACGGCGACGGCTATTGCTGATCGGAACAGTGGACGTGTTCAACAGTTGATGTGGATGTTGAATGAACTTGGTTCACCTTACGGTGATATTGATCAAAAGCTGAGTTCTTATTTTCTTCAAGCTTTGTTCAGTCGTATGACGGATTCCGGTGAGCGTTGTTACCGGACTTTATCATCGGTATCGGAGAAAACATGTTCGTTTGAATCAACGAGGAAGATGGTATTGAAATTTCAAGAGGTAAGTCCATGGACTACTTTTGGTCATGTTGCTTGTAATGGTGCAATCATGGAAGCTTTTGAAGGTGAAAGTAAATTACATATAATTGATATAAGCAATACATATTGCACTCAATGGCCTACTTTACTCGAAGCCCTAGCTACCCGTAGTGACGATACGCCGAGTTTAAGGCTTACAACTATCGTCACCAACAAAAACGGCGGCGTTTCAACATCCGGCGGTGGAGCCGCCGTCCAAAAAGTGATGAAAGAAATAGGTAAAAGGATGGAAAAATTCGCTAGATTAATGGGAGTTCCTTTTAAATTCAATGTTGTACACCATACCGGTGATTTATATGACTTAGATTTATCAAACCTTGATGTTAAAGACGATGAAGCTTTAGCCATCAACTGTGTTGGCACATTACATTCGATCATGGATACTCGTCGGGACATCGTTATATCGAGTTTCCGGCGATTACAACCGAGGGTAATCACCGTCGTAGAAGAAGAAGCCGATCTCGATATCGGTGTCGATGGGGTCGAGTTCATTAAAGGTTTCCACGAATGTTTAAGATGGTTCAGGGTTTATTTTGAAGCTTTAGATGAAAATTTCAATAGAACAAGCAACGAAAAGTTGATGCTTGAACGAGCCGCCGGCCGGGCCATCGTTGACTTAGTGGCTTGTTCGCCGGCAGAGTCGATAGAGAGGCGTGAACCAGCCGCGCGTTGGTCAAGGCGGTTCCATGCAAGTGGGTTCAGTCCTGTGGGTTTGAGTGATGAAGTCTGTGATGATGTACGCGCCTTGTTGAGAAGGTATAAAGATGGTTGGTCGATGACACAATGCCCTGACGCCGGAATATTCTTGTCGTGGAAAGATCAGGTGGTGGTTTGGGCCAGTGCATGGCGGCCTTGA
- the LOC108467622 gene encoding uncharacterized protein LOC108467622, with the protein MAISGTGNLHRALSGYRCSRSAMVWSLVGLLLLLQLYSLASRRNVVRGDIQLHVSRHPLVRELEQVEEENIQVPPPKKKKSPHAAKRRRKRSANLIDEFLDENSQIRHVFFPDMKSAVDPVKGVENGSHHYYPGKIWLDTEGNPIQAHGGGMLYDERSNTYYWYGEYKDGPTYRAHKRGAARVDVIGVGCYSSKDLWTWKNQGIVLAAEQTNETHDLHKSNVLERPKVVFNEKTGKYVMWMHIDDANYTKACVGIAISDYPTGPFEYLRSQRPHGFDSRDMTIFKDDDGVVYLIYSSQDNSELHIGPLTDDYLDVQPDMRRILIGQHREAPALFKYQGTYYMVTSGCTGWAPNEALAHAAESIMGPWETMGNPCIGGNKMFRLATFFAQSTFVVPLPGIPGSYIFMADRWNPAELRNSRYVWLPLIVGGPPDRPLEYNFGFPPWPRVSIYWHKKWRLPSSWKVSK; encoded by the exons ATGGCCATATCTGGAACTGGGAATCTTCATAGAGCTTTGTCAG GGTACAGATGCTCGAGGTCAGCTATGGTGTGGAGTTTGGTGGGATTACTTCTTCTGCTCCAATTGTACTCACTTGCTAGCCGGAGAAATGTAGTGAGAGGAGATATCCAATTGCATGTGAGTCGTCATCCGTTAGTCCGGGAACTTGAACAAGTGGAGGAGGAGAATATTCAAGTTCCACCTCCTAAGAAGAAAAAATCTCCGCATGCTGCTAAACGGAGACGCAAGCGATCAGCCAATCTGATTGATGAATTTCTCGATGAGAATTCCCAGATTCGGCATGTATTCTTTCCGGATATGAAAAGTGCCGTAGATCCAGTAAAGGGTGTGGAAAATGGTAGCCATCACTACTATCCCGGGAAAATTTGGTTGGATACCGAAGGAAATCCTATTCAAGCTCATGGAGGTGGTATGCTATATGATGAAAGGTCCAATACATACTATTGGTATGGAGAGTACAAAGATGGACCCACGTACCGTGCTCATAAAAGGGGTGCAGCTCGA GTTGACGTTATAGGAGTCGGTTGCTATTCTTCAAAGGATTTATGGACATGGAAAAACCAAGGTATCGTGTTAGCTGCAGAACAAACAAATGAGACCCACGATCTCCACAAATCCAATGTGTTGGAGCGGCCAAAAGTTGTTTTCAACGAGAAAACAGGGAAGTATGTAATGTGGATGCATATTGATGATGCGAATTACACTAAAGCTTGTGTCGGCATTGCTATCAGTGATTACCCAACAGGTCCTTTTGAGTATCTCCGTAGCCAAAGGCCCCATGGATTCGACAGCCGGGACATGACCATCTTCAAGGACGACGATGGTGTAGTGTATCTAATTTATTCATCTCAAGACAATAGTGAACTTCACATTGGACCACTAACCGATGATTATCTAGATGTGCAACCTGATATGCGAAGGATCCTGATTGGACAACACCGAGAAGCCCCAGCTCTTTTTAAGTACCAAGGAACATATTACATGGTCACGTCGGGTTGTACCGGATGGGCACCAAACGAAGCATTAGCACATGCAGCTGAGTCAATCATGGGTCCATGGGAAACAATGGGAAACCCATGCATCGGTGGAAACAAAATGTTCCGGCTAGCAACTTTTTTCGCACAAAGTACATTCGTAGTTCCTTTACCAGGCATTCCAGGTTCATATATCTTCATGGCAGATCGGTGGAATCCAGCTGAATTACGGAACTCAAGGTATGTATGGTTACCTTTAATAGTCGGTGGCCCTCCTGACCGTCCTCTTGAGTACAATTTCGGATTCCCACCATGGCCAAGGGTGTCAATATATTGGCATAAGAAGTGGAGACTTCCCTCTAGTTGGAAGGTATCGAAATGA
- the LOC108468915 gene encoding ADP-ribosylation factor-like protein 8a: MGLWEAFLNWLRSLFFKQEMELSLIGLQNAGKTSLVNVVATGGYSEDMIPTVGFNMRKVTKGNVTIKLWDLGGQPRFRSMWERYCRAVSAIVYVVDAADPDNLSISRSELHDLLSKPSLSGIPLLLLGNKIDKPEALSKQALTEDMGLKSITDREVCCFMISCKNSTNIDSVIDWLVKHSKSKS; this comes from the exons ATGGGTTTGTGGGAAGCTTTTCTCAATTGGCTTCgaag CCTGTTTTTCAAGCAGGAAATGGAGCTATCTTTGATCGGACTTCAGAACGCGGGAAAAACCTCACTAGTAAATGTTGTTGCA ACTGGTGGATATAGCGAAGATATGATCCCTACG GTCGGATTCAACATGAGGAAAGTGACAAAAGGAAATGTTACGATAAAGTTATGGGATCTCGGAGGTCAACCTAGGTTTCGTAGCATGTGGGAACGATACTGCCGTGCGGTTTCGGCAATTGT TTACGTGGTGGATGCCGCTGATCCCGATAACTTGAGCATCTCAAGAAGTGAGCTTCATGATTTGTTGAGTAAACCCTCACTTAGTGGTATCCCTCTTCTGCTGTTAGGCAACAAAATCGACAAGCCAGAAGCTTTGTCGAAACAGGCTTTAACTGAAGATAT GGGACTCAAGTCAATTACAGATAGAGAAGTATGCTGCTTCATGATATCATGCAAGAACTCGACCAACATTGACTCAGTTATCGATTGGCTCGTAAAGCATTCGAAATCTAAGAGCTGA